A window of Hevea brasiliensis isolate MT/VB/25A 57/8 chromosome 14, ASM3005281v1, whole genome shotgun sequence contains these coding sequences:
- the LOC131172666 gene encoding disease resistance protein RPV1-like isoform X1 yields MAACLDGNKQLSRMRLTQHQLPGGLEFLPEELRYLYWDRYPLNYLPLKCCTKYLVELHMPRSNLTDLWNGDEALGNLKLLNLSNSLELTRVPDLSRFPNLEVLRLSECRSLIEIPSSIGELKCLKEINLMRCSKLHSIPQSICNLKSLTLLRMSDCLNVTELPENIGDLEFLETLDILDSGIKVIPSSINQLENLVSLKCEGCKGLTLPPLTGLSCLQDMELGNRGILDIPGSLGLLVSLRSLSLIENNFESIPASIKQLSLNCFTYLVARDSNVYQSFHHA; encoded by the exons ATGGCGGCGTGCCTTGATGGAAATAAGCAACTTAGCAGGATGAGACTCACGCAACATCAG CTTCCTGGAGGCCTTGAATTTCTACCAGAAGAGCTAAGATATCTTTATTGGGATAGATACCCTTTGAATTATTTGCCATTGAAGTGTTGCACAAAATATCTTGTGGAACTCCACATGCCCAGGAGCAACCTCACAGATCTTTGGAATGGAGATGAG GCTCTTggaaatttgaaacttttaaacctCAGCAACTCTTTGGAGCTGACCAGAGTTCCAGACTTGTCTAGATTCCCAAATCTTGAGGTTTTACGTTTGAGCGAATGCAGAAGCTTGATTGAGATTCCTAGCAGCATTGGCGAGTTAAAATGTCTAAAAGAAATTAATCTAATGAGATGCTCAAAACTGCATAGTATTCCCCAAAGCATCTGCAATCTGAAATCTCTTACACTCCTTAGGATGTCAGATTGTTTGAATGTCACTGAATTGCCAGAGAACATAGGGGATTTAGAATTTCTAGAGACCCTTGATATACTTGACAGTGGAATAAAGGTAATACCGTCCTCCATCAATCAATTGGAAAATTTGGTTTCCTTAAAGTGTGAAGGCTGCAAAGGTTTGACATTGCCTCCTTTGACAGGTTTATCCTGTTTACAGGATATGGAATTAGGTAACCGTGGTATATTAGATATTCCCGGCAGTCTTGGGCTTTTAGTCTCATTGAGATCCTTAAGTTTAATTGAAAACAATTTTGAGAGCATACCTGCAAGCATTAAACAACTAAGTTTAAACTGCTTTACTTATCTGGTTGCAAGAGACTCAAATGTTTACCAGAGCTTCCATCATGCTTAG
- the LOC131172666 gene encoding disease resistance protein TAO1-like isoform X2, whose protein sequence is MAACLDGNKQLSRMRLTQHQLPGGLEFLPEELRYLYWDRYPLNYLPLKCCTKYLVELHMPRSNLTDLWNGDEALGNLKLLNLSNSLELTRVPDLSRFPNLEVLRLSECRSLIEIPSSIGELKCLKEINLMRCSKLHSIPQSICNLKSLTLLRMSDCLNVTELPENIGDLEFLETLDILDSGIKVYPVYRIWN, encoded by the exons ATGGCGGCGTGCCTTGATGGAAATAAGCAACTTAGCAGGATGAGACTCACGCAACATCAG CTTCCTGGAGGCCTTGAATTTCTACCAGAAGAGCTAAGATATCTTTATTGGGATAGATACCCTTTGAATTATTTGCCATTGAAGTGTTGCACAAAATATCTTGTGGAACTCCACATGCCCAGGAGCAACCTCACAGATCTTTGGAATGGAGATGAG GCTCTTggaaatttgaaacttttaaacctCAGCAACTCTTTGGAGCTGACCAGAGTTCCAGACTTGTCTAGATTCCCAAATCTTGAGGTTTTACGTTTGAGCGAATGCAGAAGCTTGATTGAGATTCCTAGCAGCATTGGCGAGTTAAAATGTCTAAAAGAAATTAATCTAATGAGATGCTCAAAACTGCATAGTATTCCCCAAAGCATCTGCAATCTGAAATCTCTTACACTCCTTAGGATGTCAGATTGTTTGAATGTCACTGAATTGCCAGAGAACATAGGGGATTTAGAATTTCTAGAGACCCTTGATATACTTGACAGTGGAATAAAG GTTTATCCTGTTTACAGGATATGGAATTAG